In the genome of Aythya fuligula isolate bAytFul2 chromosome 23, bAytFul2.pri, whole genome shotgun sequence, the window GGGTGAGCGGCGGCGGCTTCTGCCGGGCCCGGGGGAGCCCGGCCGGCAGCTGGGGGAGGCTCTGCCCGCTGCTGGCCGCAGGGACTCGCACCCGGAGCGTGGCAGTCCGTGCTGCTGAAGGACTGAGTCGTTTTTGTCCTGTCCGTGAATCCTTTCTGTCTTCTCGGATGCAATCTTGGACTTTTAGGTTATGCGCTCTTCTTGCCGAGGCATCTTTTCACCTCTTTTAGAGTTGTTCAATTTACTCCGCTATATTATGCGGGGCGCGGGGGTGGAGCTATATGGGGCATGCGATGCTTGCAGCTTCATGTCTTTAAAGATAGTGctcatcttttaaaatagcattcaGCAACATCGATTTAGTTTTAGATTGTCATGaatatgctttttaattttttttctttactttagaGCAAGACTTCCTGTTACTCCTTCATTGGAATGGAGATTTCTTCCCATCAGTTCCACCTCCTAGAGCAGTTAAATGAGCAACGGAAGCAAGACTTATTTTGCGACTGCAGTATCCTGGTGGAGGGGAAGGTTTTCAAAGCGCATCGAAATGTCCTGTTTGCCAGTAGTGGGTATTTCAAGATGCTGCTTTCACAGAGCTCCAAGGACACGAGTCAGCCAACAATAGCTACTTTCGAGGTCTTCTCTCCAGAGACATTTATGGTTATCCTGGACTTTGTGTATTCAGGCATATTGCCTTTAACTGGTCAAAATGTGATTGAAGTAATGTCAGCTGCTAGTTATCTGCAGATGACAGATATTCTTAATGTCTGCAAGACATACATTAAATCCTCTCTGGATATtaatgaaaaggagaaggatCAATACCTTAGCCTTTCAGCCAAAAGTACCAACAGCGAACCTGCTCATCCAACTCTTTATCGgtccagaagaaaagcaaagagcaacCCAAGGCGTTCCTATTCAATTCCAGATGAAAAGGCTAACATGGTGAATGAAAACTCGTGGAGTAGTTACAGCAGCTACCTGTCCTCACAGATGATTCTGCAGCGGGCAGACACACAGCTATCAAAGAGGGGCAGAAAACAGAGCTCAACGAGAAAGCGCCGAAAGCATCTAGGATTGTCCCAAACTCGTGATTTTGGGCAGTGCAAATCAAACAAAGCTGAGCGGCCTGGCGAAGGTTGCAATGCATCGGACTCTAGTCACCTCTCTCGGGTGAGAGAGGAAGCTGATTTTGATGCAGAGAATGATGTTGATCATAATGATTATGGATATAATCACGAATCAGAAGTAATACCGAAGAGGTGGTCTGTTGCTCAGCTAGAACAAGAACTTTCGCGAACTTCTCCTGAGTTCATggaattaaaagcagaagaactGTACACCTCAGTGCCCACAGTTTTAGGTGTAATGAGTAGTTGGAATGAAGGTAAAAAAATACTTCGGATTTTGCAAAGTTGGCCTTTATTTAGAAGTCAGATAAGAGAATCTTGTATGGCTGCATGAGAACCAAAATGATGCCTCGTCTGTCAGGTTACTGACATACCACTTACTCTATTGTAGCGCCTGGCAGAATGAGAGGCTTTGAAGCCAGAACAGGACAAGAGAATTAGAATCAGAGAGCCTGACCCAGGTATTCTGTAGTTAAAATAATACGTGCCTGATTATTTGGACCTAAATGGAGTTTTATGATGCCTAAAGGGCTGCAATTGACTTAGGGACCTGAAGGACTGGATCACCCATGTAACACCCCTGGTATGTGGCAGGAGTAGAGGTGTTCCGCCTGAACCTGTGCTCTTTACAAGAGAAGGTTCCTGGTGTTGGTGCCGTGCTGCATTTCCCTTAAGGTGCAAACCAGCCCAGAACTTCACGATCGCTTGGTTGCACTGCATAAAGCATCTAAGCTCTTGGTGAACTGGCAGCATGTGTCTGAGGTGGTGGGATAAAGCTGACAGCTACATTCTTACACACGTTGTTTTGGGAACTAATCTAATATAGCTTATTATAAAGGCATAACTTTAAGACTTCAAAATCCTGCTATACTACAGAGATTACAAATACCTAATTTCTGAAGTAGTAGCTAATGCAAGAGTCAGCTATAATATACATTGTCATCTATGTATTCATGTTCATCTGTATGTCTAAAATTAAACACCtggaataaggaaaaatatgtcATCAAATGCCTAACATATTCAGTAAAAACTACTGCTTTCTAGGGAtgatattttgtgattttttttttttatttagtgacAAACCAGAGGAAAAATGACCTGCTACTTAtttaagcttaaaaataatcaaatgtgAAGAAAGACTGCAGTGTTTGACATGTTCCCTGTGTTCCTCTGTGACAGATGACCTACCTCGGATGCGATTCAAGTGCCCCTTCTGCACACACACGGTGAAACGACGCGCAGACCTGAAGCGACATCTTCGGTGTCACACAGGGGAGCGACCGTACCCATGCGAAGCGTGTGGGAAGAGATTCACTCGACTGGAGCATTTACGTAACCACTTCCAAACGGTATGTCATGTCAGCAGGAGATTCAGCCTAGGAAAGAAAGCCCAAGATTTCATTGGTACCAGCTGTTCGGTCATTTCTATAACTAGTACCAGAGAGGTGTCCTAGCTGAGTATCAACTTCAattattcagtatttaaattggaaaatttgatttttaccTTTACTTTCTAGAACAATCcagtgaattttccttttttcttttatttaaaagtaaaaataaactgtgtttGGTTGAGCACTGAccttttcaaattttatatctttttagATACATCAAGCCGGCAAACTTATCTGCAGAAAATGCAAGCGGCATGTAACTGACCTAACAGGATGTGTTGTTCAGCAAGGAACAAGACGCTACAGACTGTGCCATAAGTGTCTAGCAGAAGCTAATTTTGACAGCAACCCTGATGATTTAGATGCAGAACATTCTCCTGTCTCCTCCACAGGAAACAAACATTCCAGTTGGGCCTTGgaagaggaacagaaatcaGATGATGAAACAATGGAGGAACCGTATAACTTGGTTGTCCGACATGTTAGTAGTGATGATACTCCGAATGAGGCAGATGAAAAGGTGAAACCAAATCTTAGGTagatatatttgtatatttgttaTTGCGGTATTCAAGATTAAATTACTTGTGTTTTACCAACTAATGCTGGTTTATTAGTTCATTAAATATTGTTAAAATGATGTTGTTAGAAACAAAATAGGGCTACAAACGTGTTGCTTTGTACTCACAGACACACAACAGTGTAACTACTTCTAAACATCATCCAGAAATTACTTATTATCTGGAAACTATTTAGGAAAATTGCTTTATATTTCTTCGAAGACTTACTCAGAGCTCCGGTTCATAAGGAAAGTATAAACTATTTTACAGTTCCACAAGGAAGATTCTATACtacatagatttaaaaaaaatgataatttgctttgaaaaagtcTTACAAAAGCATctaagaaatgtaaaacaattttGTTGACACTGTAACTAACATGTATATACACTTAAACTTCCTAAGAAAGGAGTAAACAAATAGAATTCTTCCTGCCGTactgcagctttgttttctgatcGATCTGTTCCTCACAGTTCTGAAAAGCATGAaccattttaaagaataaacacTGCCATACAGAGTAGAATAATGAACAGCACATCTGTAGTGCATTTCCATAGTATGAGTTTGCCTTTTCAGgtatgaagttttttttttttttgtactgtgaaTTTAAAGCAAAGATAAACTGACATGGTTCCAAGGAAATAAAAGCGCAATCACTGGAAGTACAGTTCTcagctttcttccatttttttcaggactGGTGCAAGATTTGCTTAAACTCTTGTCTGTCTTACACTAAAATACCACAGAGGATAAGCCTCTTTAATTTCAATTGGACACATCATGCATCATGTAGCTATTTTAGAAAAGCTatcctaaaaagaaaataggatgCTCGAAGGCTGCTTGaccaaacaataaaaattacaatttcCTTTAGAGCTTAAGCAACCTTTGCACTTCTGGAGTCTTCAGCTTTAGTAATGATATTCTTTTTGCAGTCTTACTCTCTTTTGAGTAAGAGAACCAAGCCTCCctagagaaactgaaaatggttagtgctttttttttattaaaaggtGAAGTGAAAAAATAGAAGCTTTTTGGACTAAGTAGAGAACGGCATTAACAATGGGAACTCTTGATAGAGACCTGCTGTTTGCTCTCATGTCTCTTTTTTATTCCACTTTTCCTTAGAAAGGAAGGTTAGCAGGACCTGTAGCTTAAGGTTACTGCCAAATGAGCAAAAATTCCCTTTGGAGAATTTAAGAGCAGTCATACTGATTCAAGGTTCTGTCTCCACTAGCGTCATTAGCAGATAACTACTAATCTGAAGTAGAAGAGGACAACCCTATGGAAGAATTCCCTAATGCTCTCCCTGACtccaaacattttcagtttagGGGATTTTCTTAATTCAGGATTTAGTACATCTAGCAGTCACCAATGCATGTCTCTTTGAAGTACTTCCCCACTCTACCCTTAGACTCATCTATACTTACATCAACAGTACCCTTTAGCAAACACCTCCACAGGTTTAGTGTGCCTGTGTAAAACCCTCTCCTTTGAACTGCTCCCAGAACTGCCACTGCTGCCTCTAGCTGATCCCACAGGGACTGCACATGAAAAGCTTTCTCAACTAACAGCAAAAAAGGGAGGTTTTGCTGTTCAAGCATGTTTATGAAGTAGCTGCTTGCAGGTAGTGTTGAGCTGGGCCCCAGCTGGGTGAGAATATGGCCAGCTGAGAAAACACCTGCTTATTGAGGCCTGTCACTTCCTGGGGCTGTTAAAATGGAGAATTTCAGACCTGTGTTACCgtatttaaatattgaaaaaaaaaaaaagagtaacaatTAAGTGCTTTTCTAGTAAGTTCCTGTCAGCAGCTGTAAGAGCAGAGCTGTTTATGGTGTCACTACAGGTTGTGACTGATGGTGTACATGGCCTTTTAGCACTACCACGTTAAAGTTTAACTACATTAACATCCCTTCTCTCGTTTTagtgggaaaaaagaaaataaataaatttaaaaaaagcctCTGCCCCCTGCACCCACCTCACGGCCCCGCTCTCGCCTCAGGCGCTGTGGAGATTAAAACTGCCTCACACTCGACGCCCGATTGGCTAACTGCGGTCACCTGACCCAGCCAGCCAATGAGGTGTCGAAGCCGCTGCTGAGGGGCAGTAGCGGCGCTGGGCCGGGTGAGGGCCCGGAGCAGGGACCCCGAGCCCGCCGCGGCCGCCATTGGGGGCCCCGGGCCggtgggctggggacaggccCCGGCCTCGCTCTTTCTCCACAACTCCACCATGCTGGCACTGTCCCCAGGCCCAGCAGGACACCACGGGCACGTGCTGGAGCCCTTGGGCTCCTTCAGTGGGGAGAGAAGACCCGCTGTGTGAAAATCGTATTTGTTCACAAAGGGGTCTGCTCACCTCAGCAGAGCAAAGCACAAATGTAATCTATTAGACTCAAAAATCCACCAGCCAAAGTTACTCACAGCCAAAGTTATTCACACAAAGCCGTCAATTCTTTTagttggttttatttcagtgtcaAAGGTTTctcaaaaatagattttatcCCTCATCTTCAcaataggaaataaaaactgtcCGGTCCATTTAAGATgattttacagcaaaataaagatgAGACATTACCTCCAGTGGCAAAGCACCTCTAAAATTTACCATAAAAAACAGGTCTTGGCAGCGCAGACCTTCCCTTACTCACTGTGCCTATGTCACATTTGAATAGCAATGGCAGGTAATGCACATTTGCTGTCCcgtgatttaaaacaaaacaatttttaatttatttttgatttagtGATCTCAAGTTCTAGTGTTTGACTTTAAAGGAAAAGCTAAAAGAAGCTTTTCAGGGGTTAGGCATACAATCTCAGAACGCTGTATATATTGAAAAGAGATTAAACGCATGGACTCCTCTCAGTGGTAAAAAACAGTGCAATAATCAAAAAGAGTCAGTTTGACATGTGAATTGCCATGCACAGTCCTCCTACCAGAGGGATGCTCTACATTgtcctttataaaaaaaaatgggagctGATCCAGATTGTCTGCTTCTTCTAAAAGATGAGAATCAGCTTTCACAACACATAGTTAGGAGCGAACCTGCAGAGAATCTGGTGAATTCCTTTCAACAGTGGCAGCAAAGCAGTCTACTTTTTTAGGATAATAAATGGCTATTAGTATTCCTTGTACAC includes:
- the LOC116497976 gene encoding zinc finger and BTB domain-containing protein 8A-like is translated as MEISSHQFHLLEQLNEQRKQDLFCDCSILVEGKVFKAHRNVLFASSGYFKMLLSQSSKDTSQPTIATFEVFSPETFMVILDFVYSGILPLTGQNVIEVMSAASYLQMTDILNVCKTYIKSSLDINEKEKDQYLSLSAKSTNSEPAHPTLYRSRRKAKSNPRRSYSIPDEKANMVNENSWSSYSSYLSSQMILQRADTQLSKRGRKQSSTRKRRKHLGLSQTRDFGQCKSNKAERPGEGCNASDSSHLSRVREEADFDAENDVDHNDYGYNHESEVIPKRWSVAQLEQELSRTSPEFMELKAEELYTSVPTVLGVMSSWNEDDLPRMRFKCPFCTHTVKRRADLKRHLRCHTGERPYPCEACGKRFTRLEHLRNHFQTIHQAGKLICRKCKRHVTDLTGCVVQQGTRRYRLCHKCLAEANFDSNPDDLDAEHSPVSSTGNKHSSWALEEEQKSDDETMEEPYNLVVRHVSSDDTPNEADEKVKPNLR